The DNA window GTCGGCGTCGACGGGTCACAGGCCGCGGACAGGGCACTGCGCTGGGCGGTCGCCGAGGCGGCCCGGCACGGTGCCCTCGTGGATCTCGTGCACGCGTACGTCCTCCATCCCTATGCGGGCATGTTCGGTGAAGCCGATCGCGAGCTCGCGCGGGGCCGGCTCGACGAGGTCGTCGAGCGCAATCGCACCGTGCTCGACGCGGTCAAATGGTCGGCCACGTTGACGGCGGCGAGCGGGGCCGCTGCGGCCGCTCTGGTCGATGCGGCCGCCGACGCCGATCTGGCCGTTGTCGGCTCCCGTGGGCGCGGCGGGTTCCCGCGCCTCACGCTCGGGTCGACGAGCTACCGGGTCGCCGCGCACGCGCAGGTGCCGGTCGCCGTGGTACCCGCGGCGTCACGCGGCGACGACGGGCGGCGTCCGGTGCTCGTGGGGATCGACGACGCACCCGCCTCGCGCCGCGCGCTGCGGTGGGCGGTCGAGGAGGCGGCACGACGCGGGACCGGTCTGACCGCCGTGCACGCGTACACGCTCCCGGCCGATCCCGCTCCGCAGGCGGCACTGAACCAGCGCCTGTACGACGACGTCCGCGTGCGCGCGCACGCGCACGCCCGGGCGCTCGTGGATCGCGTCGTGGACGACACGCAGAACCCGGCCGGCGTGCACATCCGGCGGGAGGTCGCCGTCGGTCCCGCGGCCGGCGTGCTGCTCGACCGCGCCGTGGACCATCTGCTTGTCGTCGGCACGCGGGGACAGGGCACGTTCAGCCGTGCGGTGTTCGGTTCGGTCAGCCAGCAGGTGCTGCACCACACGGACGATCCCGTGGTCGTCGTGCCCTGACGACGGGTCGACGGCCGCGGGCGCACCGGTCCGTCCGCCGGGACGAAGGTCTCCGACGTCGGGGGACCTTGGCGGGTGCCGTCGCCGCCACGTGGCACTAGCGTCGACGTGGGGTGGTGGCGAGGCGAGGAGGCGCGACATGAAGCACTGGGTCATCGCCTACAGGCGCGTGTCCGGCGCGCCGGCCGATCTGCGGCGGAGGTTGCGCTCGGACATCACGGACCTCCTACGTGCGGCACTGGATGCCGACGAGGAACGCGCCGAGCCGGACGGGTCGTTGCTGCTGCAACTGCCGGCACGCGTGATCGGGCGGGACGTCAGCAAGCAGGTGCGCTTCCGCACGGGCGTGGCCATCGACCACGGCGCGCGCACGTGCGTGCCACTCCAGTGGGAGGCCGAACCGGCGAGACACGCCTTCCCCGTGTTCCGTGGCACGGTCGAACTCGAACCGATGACGTCGGGCATCGCGCAGCTCGCCGTCGTCGGGGCGGTGACACCCCCGCTCGGGCCGGTGGGTGCGCTCGCCGACGCCACGGTGCTGGGAGCGCTCGCCGAACGCACGACCCACGATCTCGCCGACCGGCTGGCCGACGCCCTCGAGGCGCCGCCGGCCGCCGATCGGCGCGACGAGCACGGTGAGCGGTCGGCCGGCGTGCGGCCCCGCCTGTCGGTCGGTGATGTGATGACCGCCGACCCGGTCGTGCTGTACGAGGACATGCCGCTGCGGACGGCCGCACTGCTGCTGTACCACTTCGACGTCTCGGGCGCACCCGTGCGCACCACCGACGGTGGGCTGGTCGGCGTGCTCAGCGAGTCGGACGTGCTGGCCGCCGAGTGTCCACCGGATGTCAGGCTGGGCAGGCGTGCGGCGCAGCGTCGCGCGCTCGGTGCTGCCCGGACGGTCGGTGAAGCCTGTGGTCGACCGGCCAGGACCGTCCCGCCGGACACCGATTTGGCGGAGGCCGCGAGCATGATGTGGGATGACGACATCGGACGCCTCGTCGTCGTGTCGGGCGCTGAGATCGTCGGCATCGTCTCACGCCACGACGTCCTCCGCGCCGTCATCCGCAACGACGCGGAGACACAGACCGC is part of the Euzebyales bacterium genome and encodes:
- a CDS encoding universal stress protein encodes the protein MDRIVVGVDGSQAADRALRWAVAEAARHGALVDLVHAYVLHPYAGMFGEADRELARGRLDEVVERNRTVLDAVKWSATLTAASGAAAAALVDAAADADLAVVGSRGRGGFPRLTLGSTSYRVAAHAQVPVAVVPAASRGDDGRRPVLVGIDDAPASRRALRWAVEEAARRGTGLTAVHAYTLPADPAPQAALNQRLYDDVRVRAHAHARALVDRVVDDTQNPAGVHIRREVAVGPAAGVLLDRAVDHLLVVGTRGQGTFSRAVFGSVSQQVLHHTDDPVVVVP
- a CDS encoding CBS domain-containing protein, translating into MKHWVIAYRRVSGAPADLRRRLRSDITDLLRAALDADEERAEPDGSLLLQLPARVIGRDVSKQVRFRTGVAIDHGARTCVPLQWEAEPARHAFPVFRGTVELEPMTSGIAQLAVVGAVTPPLGPVGALADATVLGALAERTTHDLADRLADALEAPPAADRRDEHGERSAGVRPRLSVGDVMTADPVVLYEDMPLRTAALLLYHFDVSGAPVRTTDGGLVGVLSESDVLAAECPPDVRLGRRAAQRRALGAARTVGEACGRPARTVPPDTDLAEAASMMWDDDIGRLVVVSGAEIVGIVSRHDVLRAVIRNDAETQTAVDQVLRERDAQGVVVDVEWGVATVKGSVDRHSTARWLVDAIRAVDGVNGVDTDLEWLDDDLVPPVVP